AAAATGCGTAAAAATAATTCTGAAAATATTATTTATAAAAAAGGATTTTAAGTATTAAAAAATCAATCAAATTATTTTTCAATGAATAATAATTCTTCTCTTCTTAATATTGGCAATAAAAGCTTTCAGAGCAGGCTTTTAATTGGCACTGGCAAATATAATAATCTCAAACAAATGAATGAGAGCATTGTCAAATCAGAATGTGAGGTCTTAACAGTAGCTGTAAGAAGAATTAAATCAGATGACTCTAAACATCAAGGCATTATGGGAGCAATTAATTGGAAAAATATTTGGATGTTACCTAATACGGCAGGATGCACTAATGCAGAGGAAGCAATACGAATAGCCAAGCTTGGAAGAGAATTAGCAAAACTTGCTGGGCAAGAAGATAACAATTTTGTAAAGCTAGAAGTTATTCCAGATCAAAAGTATCTCTTACCTGATCCATTAGGCACCTTGAAAGCTGCAGAACAACTTATTAAAGAGAATTTTATTGTTTTACCGTATATTAATGCAGATCCAATTTTAGCAAAAAGGCTGGAAGAACTTGGTTGTGCATCAGTCATGCCTCTAGGATCAGCCATTGGTTCAGCACAAGGCATTCTGAATGAAAGTAATATCAAAATTATTATCGAAAATGCAAAAGTACCAGTAATAGTTGATGCTGGGATAGGTTTGCCAAGCCATGCAGCTAAAGCAATGGAACTAGGAGCAGATGCAGTACTAATAAACAGTGCAATTGCTATGGCCAGAAATTCAAGCACAATGGCTGAAGCTATGCGACAAGCGGTTCAAGCTGGAAGAAAAGCGTTTATTGCTGGGCCTTTACAAGAAAGTTCTGAAGGGAATCCAAGCTCTCCTGCATATGGAATATCTAATTTTTCACAACCTATGGAGAGTAACGGTAAGTAACAGAACCATAAAGAACATACAAGAAATTCATAGCCTCCACCGAGAAGTATTGATGAAATGCCGGTTACCAAAGAGTCTGGAGGAAGATTAAATGCATTTGCAAACGAACCTGAAATTAGCGTCATCAACTCAGAATCGAGTATTTACGGTAAATCTCAGATTTACGCAATTATTGTTGTACTAGGATTAATTAGTATTATCGGTATTTATTTTTTTATCAAGTGAAACCTTATAGTAGTTTTTCTAGTATTGGGTCTTTTGATCTTCACTCCAGGAGTTTTGGGTGAAAGTTTTTGTTCTTGGTGGTGACGGCTTCTGCGGATGGCCTTGTTCTGTAAACTTGGCAGAACATGGCCATGAAGTGTTAATCGTTGACAATCTCAGTCGACGAAAAATCGATATCGATCTTGAAGTCGAATCTCTAACTCCGATTTCTAATATTGGAGATCGATTAAAAGCTTGGGAAGAAATAGGTGGTAACCCTATTCGTTTTTCTCAGCTTGATATTGCAAGCGAATATCAACGATTACTTGATCTCATTATCGAAGAAAGTCCTGATGCAATAGTGCACTTTGCAGAACAACGCGCAGCACCCTACTCAATGAAAAGTAGTGCTACTAAAAGATATACCGTTGATAACAACGTAAATGGTACACATAACCTTTTAGCAGCAATAGTGGAATCTGGTTTGGACATCCATGTAGTCCACTTAGGAACCATGGGTGTTTATGGATATGGATCTCATAGGGGGGCAACTATTCCAGAAGGTTATCTAAAGGTAGAAGTGCCTCAACCAGATGGCAGTCGTTTTGAAGAAGAAATTCTGCATCCAGCCAGTCCTGGCAGTGTTTATCATATGACTAAGACACTAGATCAATTACTTTTTCTTTATTACAACAAAAACGATAAAGTTAAAATTACTGATTTACACCAAGGGATTGTCTGGGGTACTAATACTGATGCAACTTCAAGAGACCCTCGTTTAACTAATCGATTTGACTATGACGGAGACTATGGGACTGTGTTAAATAGATTCCTTATGCAAGCTGCCATAAACTACCCTCTAACTGTCCATGGAACAGGCGGCCAAACAAGAGCATTTATTCATATTCGAGATTCAGTCAAATGTGTACAACTAGCCCTAGAAAATCCTCCTGAACATGGCGAAAGAGTGAAAATATTCAATCAAATGACAGAAAGCCATCAAGTAGGTGAATTAGCTAAAAAGGTTGCAGCCCTTACTGGAGCTAAGGTTAATTATTTACCCAACCCTCGAAACGAAGCTGTAGAAAACGATTTAATTGTTGACAATCGCTGTTTTATTGAACTAGGGCTCAAACCAACAACATTAGATGATGGCCTTCTCACAGAAGTTGTAGAAGTCGCTAAGCGTTGGTCCACTCGTTGTGATAAAAAACGGATACCATGTATATCTGCATGGACATCAACCCAAGCACAAGCAATAAATAAGTCAAAATAAGTCCAGTGAAGATCGCTTTTTTTACCGA
This DNA window, taken from Prochlorococcus sp. MIT 0603, encodes the following:
- a CDS encoding thiazole synthase, with amino-acid sequence MNNNSSLLNIGNKSFQSRLLIGTGKYNNLKQMNESIVKSECEVLTVAVRRIKSDDSKHQGIMGAINWKNIWMLPNTAGCTNAEEAIRIAKLGRELAKLAGQEDNNFVKLEVIPDQKYLLPDPLGTLKAAEQLIKENFIVLPYINADPILAKRLEELGCASVMPLGSAIGSAQGILNESNIKIIIENAKVPVIVDAGIGLPSHAAKAMELGADAVLINSAIAMARNSSTMAEAMRQAVQAGRKAFIAGPLQESSEGNPSSPAYGISNFSQPMESNGK
- a CDS encoding NAD-dependent epimerase/dehydratase family protein, which encodes MKVFVLGGDGFCGWPCSVNLAEHGHEVLIVDNLSRRKIDIDLEVESLTPISNIGDRLKAWEEIGGNPIRFSQLDIASEYQRLLDLIIEESPDAIVHFAEQRAAPYSMKSSATKRYTVDNNVNGTHNLLAAIVESGLDIHVVHLGTMGVYGYGSHRGATIPEGYLKVEVPQPDGSRFEEEILHPASPGSVYHMTKTLDQLLFLYYNKNDKVKITDLHQGIVWGTNTDATSRDPRLTNRFDYDGDYGTVLNRFLMQAAINYPLTVHGTGGQTRAFIHIRDSVKCVQLALENPPEHGERVKIFNQMTESHQVGELAKKVAALTGAKVNYLPNPRNEAVENDLIVDNRCFIELGLKPTTLDDGLLTEVVEVAKRWSTRCDKKRIPCISAWTSTQAQAINKSK